A single genomic interval of Shewanella psychropiezotolerans harbors:
- a CDS encoding tRNA1(Val) (adenine(37)-N6)-methyltransferase produces the protein MPFTFKQFHIDDHNCGMPVSTDAVILGAWAPLTQAKNILDIGAGSGLLSLMAAQRSEGIITAIELDETAASACERNFQASKWDKRFTIEQCAIQDFALQGLDTQVKFDHIICNPPYFKGGTQSKNQLRAKARHTDSLDFSCLIKAITRLLAADGTASLILPSQSMPKFQQELACSELVMTRVMDIADSAAKKPHRHVFNLAHRQAPSPEQSNRVDSSHFCIKESDGSYTQEMIALITGFYLKY, from the coding sequence ATGCCATTTACCTTCAAACAATTTCATATAGATGACCATAACTGCGGCATGCCTGTTAGCACAGATGCTGTGATTCTCGGAGCCTGGGCACCTCTGACCCAAGCCAAGAATATTCTTGATATTGGTGCAGGAAGCGGACTACTAAGTTTGATGGCCGCTCAGCGAAGTGAAGGGATTATCACCGCAATCGAACTCGATGAAACCGCGGCATCGGCTTGTGAGAGAAACTTTCAGGCCTCTAAGTGGGATAAGAGGTTTACAATAGAGCAGTGTGCTATTCAGGACTTTGCTCTACAGGGCTTGGACACCCAAGTAAAATTTGATCATATCATCTGCAATCCCCCTTATTTTAAAGGCGGGACACAATCCAAAAATCAACTTAGGGCAAAAGCCAGACATACCGACAGCTTAGATTTTTCATGCCTAATAAAAGCCATAACTCGCCTCTTGGCAGCCGATGGCACCGCTAGCCTCATTCTCCCCAGTCAAAGTATGCCTAAGTTTCAGCAAGAGCTGGCATGCTCAGAACTCGTCATGACCCGGGTCATGGATATTGCAGATTCTGCAGCTAAGAAACCCCACAGACATGTGTTTAATTTAGCTCACAGGCAAGCTCCCTCCCCAGAACAGAGCAATCGAGTCGACTCGAGCCACTTCTGTATCAAGGAAAGTGATGGCAGTTATACCCAAGAGATGATTGCCCTAATCACCGGGTTTTATCTCAAATACTAG
- the srmB gene encoding ATP-dependent RNA helicase SrmB has translation MLFEDFLLDPILLESLRAMGHKKPTTIQQQTIPLAMEQKDILARAPTGTGKTASFLLPAIQHLIDFPRRFGGQPRVLVLTPTRELASQIHRYASHLSTGLDLDIAIITGGMPYGPQEEALKNNVDILVATPGRLMEYLDKGNFNAEEVEVFVIDEADRMLDMGFSAAVETLAIESVGRKQTMLFSATLEGSDVGRFSHQLLTDPVKVEAEAPRSEKAKIHQWIHIADNKEHKFAMLCNILRQEDVTRTIVFVKTREGVASLEGLLQREGITCSFMRGDMEQKQRFQALGRFTKGEVNVLLATDVAARGIDVDDISHVINFDMPRSADTYVHRIGRTARAGAKGTAISLVEAHDIRVVGKIERYIDQVLKRRFIKDLRPKNKEAKPPGKNKVKPGATKTFSKKNKKKKKK, from the coding sequence ATGCTATTTGAAGACTTCCTGCTTGACCCTATTTTACTAGAGTCATTAAGAGCCATGGGCCATAAAAAGCCCACCACGATACAGCAACAAACCATTCCATTGGCGATGGAGCAGAAAGACATTTTAGCTCGGGCACCAACAGGGACAGGCAAAACTGCCAGTTTTCTGCTGCCAGCGATCCAACATCTCATCGACTTTCCTCGTCGCTTCGGCGGTCAGCCCCGTGTCCTTGTATTGACACCGACCCGTGAGCTTGCCAGCCAAATTCATCGTTATGCCTCGCATCTGTCGACAGGTCTGGATCTCGATATCGCCATCATCACAGGCGGCATGCCCTACGGCCCACAAGAAGAAGCGCTAAAGAATAATGTCGATATCTTAGTCGCCACTCCCGGCCGCTTGATGGAATATCTGGACAAGGGTAACTTCAATGCCGAAGAGGTTGAAGTGTTTGTCATCGATGAAGCCGACAGAATGCTGGATATGGGATTCTCCGCCGCGGTCGAGACCTTAGCCATCGAATCAGTTGGTCGCAAACAGACCATGCTATTCTCGGCAACGCTAGAGGGCAGTGATGTGGGACGTTTCTCACACCAGCTGCTGACAGATCCAGTTAAGGTAGAGGCCGAAGCACCGCGCAGCGAGAAAGCCAAAATCCACCAATGGATCCATATTGCCGACAATAAAGAACATAAATTCGCCATGCTATGCAACATCCTCAGACAGGAAGATGTGACGCGTACCATAGTGTTTGTTAAGACCCGAGAAGGTGTAGCAAGCCTGGAAGGCTTGCTACAGAGAGAAGGGATAACATGTAGCTTTATGCGTGGCGACATGGAACAAAAACAGAGATTCCAGGCTTTGGGCCGCTTCACTAAAGGCGAAGTCAATGTCCTATTGGCCACCGATGTCGCCGCTCGCGGCATCGACGTAGATGATATCAGTCATGTAATCAACTTCGATATGCCAAGATCTGCAGATACTTATGTACACCGCATCGGACGTACTGCCCGCGCAGGCGCCAAAGGCACGGCTATCTCTCTGGTCGAGGCTCACGATATCCGCGTAGTCGGCAAGATTGAACGCTACATTGACCAGGTCCTTAAGCGCAGATTCATCAAAGATCTTCGCCCTAAGAACAAGGAAGCTAAGCCTCCTGGGAAAAACAAGGTTAAGCCTGGTGCAACAAAGACATTCAGTAAGAAAAATAAGAAAAAAAAGAAGAAGTAG
- the xerD gene encoding site-specific tyrosine recombinase XerD gives MAEPAESKQYQPDPLIDTFLDDLWSNRGLSDNTLSAYRTDLRHFDRYIQKLGAGLVQVSQELIRDYLDVRFDKGFARTSSARLMSSLRRFYGFLLLKKLIQADPIARIKSPKLARKLPDSLSEADVDILLNEPDLQDPIECRDRAMLELLYATGLRVTELVSLTMEQLSLRQGLVRVVGKGGKERLVPLGELAVNEVEHYLEGARAELLKGKLSDVLFPSKRGQMMTRQTFWHRIKLYALRAGIVTHISPHTMRHAFATHLLNHGADLRVVQLLLGHSDLSTTQIYTHVAKARLSQLHSEHHPRG, from the coding sequence TTGGCTGAGCCTGCTGAATCTAAACAATATCAACCCGACCCGCTTATCGATACCTTTCTTGATGACCTCTGGTCGAACCGGGGATTGAGTGATAATACGCTCTCAGCCTATCGAACCGACCTACGCCATTTCGATCGTTATATTCAGAAATTGGGGGCCGGGTTAGTTCAGGTATCTCAGGAATTGATCCGTGACTATCTGGATGTGAGATTTGATAAAGGTTTCGCCCGTACCAGCAGTGCTCGTCTGATGAGTAGTCTGAGGCGTTTCTATGGTTTTTTGTTGCTTAAAAAGTTGATTCAAGCGGATCCTATCGCTCGGATAAAGTCGCCTAAATTAGCCCGTAAGTTACCTGATTCACTCAGCGAGGCCGATGTGGATATCTTGCTCAATGAACCGGATCTACAAGATCCCATTGAGTGCCGTGACAGGGCTATGCTGGAGCTTCTCTATGCTACCGGGCTACGAGTGACTGAATTGGTGAGCCTGACCATGGAGCAGCTCAGCCTCAGGCAGGGGCTGGTGAGGGTGGTGGGCAAAGGTGGTAAGGAGAGGCTAGTGCCTCTGGGAGAGCTTGCCGTCAACGAAGTTGAACACTATCTTGAGGGAGCCAGAGCCGAGTTGCTTAAAGGCAAGCTCAGTGATGTGTTATTCCCCTCTAAACGTGGCCAGATGATGACCAGGCAGACCTTCTGGCATAGAATTAAACTCTACGCGCTTAGGGCTGGCATAGTGACGCATATCTCCCCCCATACAATGAGGCATGCTTTCGCGACGCACCTGCTAAATCATGGCGCAGATCTGCGTGTGGTGCAGTTGTTACTGGGACATAGCGATCTGTCCACCACACAGATTTACACCCATGTGGCCAAAGCCAGACTCAGTCAGCTCCACAGCGAGCATCACCCCAGGGGCTAG
- the brnQ gene encoding branched-chain amino acid transport system II carrier protein — MMGQKVQNKQMSMADTLGLGFMTFAFFLGAGNLIFPPLAGFLAGENMTLAMIGFLITAVTLPLITLIAVAKANGKIMGLLPPLAATIFAIAIYIVIGPAFAAPRAGLVAYEMGFKPFLADSNATFMIAGIVLNVSQLIYTLIFFGGAMLMALYPGKLLDSVGKVLTPIMIFLLVGLAISVMVLPGSDVGQAVGDYQTNPLTKGILEGYNTMDTLASLIFGMLIIDILRRKGVSDSKDQTKYLIRAALIAAAGLAFVYISLFYLGASAGELANGADNGGTILTNYVNHEFGSLGQILLAAVVTLACLTTVIGLVTACAEFFNDLLPRISYKMFVVIMSLACATVANVGLSQLISISVPVLYTIYPVAIALVAVTFLTNKFAMPELSHRIVLSVALVFGIIDGLKAAGIDMGLVDFMPMNNEGMAWLLPTGLAIMACLFIKKSKAEPVLG, encoded by the coding sequence ATGATGGGGCAAAAAGTGCAAAATAAACAGATGAGCATGGCTGATACCTTAGGGTTAGGTTTTATGACGTTCGCGTTCTTCTTGGGCGCCGGTAATCTTATTTTCCCGCCATTGGCAGGTTTCCTCGCTGGGGAAAATATGACTTTAGCCATGATTGGCTTCTTGATCACGGCGGTAACTTTACCCCTGATCACCCTGATCGCGGTTGCTAAGGCGAACGGTAAGATCATGGGTTTACTCCCTCCTTTGGCTGCAACCATTTTTGCCATCGCTATTTATATCGTTATCGGTCCTGCATTCGCGGCCCCACGAGCGGGATTAGTGGCCTATGAAATGGGCTTTAAACCTTTCCTGGCAGATAGCAATGCAACCTTTATGATCGCTGGCATAGTGCTTAATGTTTCCCAGCTTATTTACACCTTAATCTTCTTTGGTGGAGCCATGCTAATGGCACTTTATCCGGGAAAACTGCTCGACAGTGTGGGTAAGGTACTTACGCCTATTATGATTTTTCTTCTGGTGGGTTTAGCTATCTCTGTCATGGTGTTACCTGGATCAGACGTTGGCCAAGCCGTGGGTGATTATCAGACTAACCCGCTGACCAAAGGTATATTGGAAGGTTATAACACCATGGATACCTTGGCATCACTCATCTTCGGCATGTTGATTATCGATATTCTTCGTCGTAAAGGGGTGAGTGACAGTAAAGATCAGACTAAATACCTGATTAGAGCCGCCTTGATTGCCGCAGCCGGTCTGGCATTTGTCTATATATCTCTCTTTTATCTAGGTGCCTCTGCCGGTGAACTCGCCAATGGCGCAGACAATGGCGGGACGATATTAACCAACTATGTGAACCATGAGTTCGGCAGTCTAGGTCAGATTTTGTTGGCGGCCGTGGTCACACTAGCCTGTTTAACCACGGTTATTGGTCTGGTGACGGCTTGTGCCGAGTTCTTCAATGATCTGCTTCCACGCATATCCTACAAAATGTTCGTGGTTATCATGAGTCTGGCCTGTGCCACAGTGGCGAACGTTGGCTTATCTCAACTGATCAGCATAAGCGTACCTGTGCTCTACACCATCTATCCTGTTGCTATCGCCTTAGTTGCGGTGACTTTCTTAACGAATAAGTTTGCCATGCCTGAGCTCTCTCATCGTATCGTGCTGAGCGTCGCTTTGGTATTTGGTATTATCGATGGTCTTAAAGCGGCCGGTATCGATATGGGCTTGGTGGATTTCATGCCAATGAATAATGAAGGCATGGCCTGGTTACTGCCGACAGGGCTGGCAATTATGGCGTGTTTATTTATCAAGAAGAGTAAAGCAGAGCCTGTTTTGGGATAA
- a CDS encoding efflux RND transporter periplasmic adaptor subunit, with amino-acid sequence MIKTILRRSSPLLILLVFGAAAALLISTKEAPEQKEDEVPVPIIDVTRVEQKTVSLNLPSYGVVTPKNKTQLVTEVQGRMLTIAPNFVAGGVVKKGEQLAVIEPSDYEADLMQAQASLAQAEAALEEEVARGEVAKNDWKGFDGGIPPELGLRLPQLKKEQANVKFQQAALARAQRNLERTIIRAPFDGIIKSRIVDLGQYVTLGTNLGELYDTRTAEIRLPLANNDLAYLESVDKPDTLVTLSASLAGKNVTWIGTIVRSEGVIDAENRMVYLVAEIKDPYLRMNRKEGQLPLKYGSFVTAVIKGRTVDGIVQLPRHLVRNGSVAVVSSDNVIEIREVNVVRTDIDSVYIKDSLIDGERISLTKLNNMSTGQVVKILGEMQKNDTGADTPDSETKEQRLASAGEH; translated from the coding sequence ATGATAAAAACAATCCTGAGAAGATCTTCTCCCCTATTGATTCTTTTGGTTTTCGGTGCAGCTGCAGCATTACTCATCAGCACCAAGGAAGCACCCGAGCAGAAAGAAGATGAAGTGCCTGTGCCCATCATAGATGTTACCCGTGTCGAGCAAAAAACCGTGTCTTTAAATTTGCCTTCATACGGTGTCGTGACTCCCAAGAACAAGACACAGCTGGTAACAGAAGTTCAGGGAAGAATGCTGACAATAGCCCCCAATTTTGTCGCCGGTGGTGTGGTGAAAAAAGGCGAACAACTTGCCGTTATCGAGCCTTCTGATTATGAAGCCGACCTGATGCAGGCCCAGGCCTCTCTCGCTCAAGCCGAAGCAGCACTCGAAGAAGAGGTTGCCCGAGGCGAAGTGGCTAAGAATGATTGGAAAGGATTCGATGGCGGCATCCCACCCGAGCTTGGATTACGTCTTCCTCAGCTGAAAAAAGAACAGGCCAATGTTAAATTCCAACAGGCAGCGCTGGCTCGCGCTCAACGTAACCTTGAGAGAACCATCATTCGTGCACCTTTCGATGGCATCATCAAGTCAAGAATTGTCGACTTAGGCCAGTACGTCACCTTAGGCACTAACCTAGGTGAACTCTACGATACCCGTACCGCCGAGATCCGTTTACCTCTTGCAAATAATGACCTCGCCTACCTGGAGTCAGTCGATAAACCCGATACCTTGGTCACCCTCAGTGCATCATTAGCCGGGAAAAATGTCACCTGGATTGGGACTATAGTAAGAAGCGAAGGCGTTATCGATGCCGAAAACCGTATGGTGTATCTGGTTGCCGAAATTAAAGATCCTTACCTGAGAATGAACCGTAAAGAAGGTCAACTTCCTCTTAAATACGGCAGTTTCGTTACCGCCGTAATTAAAGGCCGCACCGTAGACGGTATTGTACAGTTACCCCGACATCTGGTGCGTAACGGCAGTGTGGCCGTAGTATCGAGTGACAATGTCATCGAGATCCGCGAAGTCAATGTGGTCAGAACCGATATCGACAGTGTGTATATCAAGGACAGTCTGATCGATGGAGAGCGTATTTCACTGACTAAACTCAATAATATGTCTACGGGTCAGGTTGTTAAAATCCTCGGTGAAATGCAGAAAAATGATACCGGGGCTGACACCCCAGATTCAGAGACCAAGGAGCAGCGACTCGCTAGCGCGGGTGAACACTAA
- a CDS encoding efflux RND transporter permease subunit — MDAQKGIIAWFARNSVAANLLMAFLILGGLFSSYFLVNKEIFPSYELNYLQISVAYPGAAPQEIEEGINIKIEESIQDINGIKKVTSVASDGFGNVTIEVEDNYDPQDILDEAKLAIDAISTFPDNIEKPNIFRIKPENNVIWVSVYGDLTLHEMKELAKSIREDITSLPAVTRAKVTGVRDYEISIELSEDKLREYGLNFAQVAQAVQNSSIDLPGGSIRAQDGDILLRTKGQAYTGEDFEKIVVSTRPDGSRIMLPQVATIKDGFEERLEYTRFNGKPAAIIEVSSIDDQNALDISAQVKAYIEERRATLPAGAQLDTWGDLTHYLKGRLNMMLSNMFYGALLVFLILAIFLELKLAFWVMMGLPVCFLGAVLLMPVEPFSLSINLLTLFAFILVLGIVVDDAIVIGESAYTEIEKHGHSLENVVRGANKVAMPATIGVLTTIVAFLPMLMVSGPQGIIWKSIGMIVILCLMFSLVESKLILPAHLAHMKPKKPRSKLGKMGLLKAKLNDKIQYFIHHKYRYFLERCIKQRYNVVAIFIGVLILSIALVASGKIRMVTMPDLPSDFIQVHLDMDEGSSETNTLKVVKEIEEALYAMNDKMKSENGYEVVKHSFIDMSSRTSAFIFAELTKSEDREVDGVAIASAWREQLPELIAVKKLNINASTNEGGGDISFRLTASNLEQLSMAATELKQKLKTYEGVYDISDNFSSGSHEIRLTIKPEAEAQGLTLSDLASQVRYGFYGYEAQRILRNKEEVKVMVRYPLEQRRTMGHLENMMIRTPEGISVPFSTVAEIEMGDSYSSITRVDGRRAISIIANADKNKVEPSKIVAEIQQDFLPYLEDKYPAISTALDGSSADDQSALISLLQGFFFTLFAIYALMAIPLKSYSQPLIIMSVIPFGIIGALFGHLLLGLTLNILSLCGIIALAGVVVNDSLILVDFVNKARAQGQSITQAAIESGCYRFRAIILTSMTTFVGLVPILLEKSLQAQIVIPMATSLAFGIVFSTIVTLILIPLLYIILDDIKRTSRRFYNWWWQPKTLMSHSHESDAVTRNK, encoded by the coding sequence GTGGATGCTCAAAAAGGCATAATTGCCTGGTTTGCTCGAAACAGTGTTGCTGCAAACCTATTAATGGCTTTCTTAATTTTAGGCGGCCTGTTTAGTAGTTATTTCTTGGTTAATAAGGAAATCTTCCCCTCGTACGAGCTTAACTACCTGCAGATATCGGTGGCTTACCCTGGCGCTGCGCCTCAAGAGATTGAGGAGGGGATCAACATTAAGATTGAAGAATCGATCCAAGATATCAATGGCATCAAGAAGGTCACCTCAGTGGCCAGTGACGGCTTTGGTAATGTCACCATAGAGGTCGAAGATAACTATGATCCTCAGGATATCCTCGATGAAGCTAAACTTGCGATAGATGCAATTTCAACCTTTCCAGATAATATCGAAAAGCCAAATATTTTTCGTATCAAACCAGAGAACAATGTTATCTGGGTCTCTGTGTATGGCGACCTGACTCTCCATGAGATGAAGGAGTTAGCTAAGTCTATCCGCGAAGATATCACCTCCTTACCTGCGGTTACCCGGGCAAAAGTCACTGGGGTCCGTGACTATGAGATAAGCATTGAACTGTCTGAAGATAAGCTTAGGGAGTATGGCCTCAATTTCGCCCAGGTCGCTCAAGCTGTACAGAACTCTTCGATAGATCTTCCCGGCGGCTCTATTCGCGCCCAAGATGGTGACATCTTGCTACGTACTAAGGGGCAGGCATACACAGGTGAGGATTTTGAGAAAATAGTCGTCAGCACCCGTCCCGACGGCAGCCGTATCATGTTGCCCCAAGTCGCCACCATCAAGGATGGCTTCGAGGAACGATTGGAATATACCCGCTTCAACGGCAAGCCTGCGGCGATCATTGAAGTTAGTAGCATAGACGATCAAAATGCCCTCGATATCTCGGCTCAGGTAAAGGCCTATATCGAAGAGAGGCGTGCGACACTGCCTGCTGGTGCTCAGCTAGATACCTGGGGCGATCTGACTCATTACCTCAAAGGACGCCTGAACATGATGTTATCTAACATGTTCTATGGTGCACTACTGGTGTTTCTGATTCTGGCCATCTTCCTGGAACTCAAGTTAGCCTTCTGGGTCATGATGGGCCTGCCAGTGTGTTTCCTCGGCGCCGTGTTGTTGATGCCGGTAGAACCTTTTTCACTCTCTATCAACCTGCTTACCCTGTTCGCCTTTATTCTGGTGCTGGGCATAGTGGTGGATGATGCCATCGTCATAGGTGAAAGCGCCTATACAGAGATAGAGAAACACGGTCATTCACTAGAAAATGTCGTCAGGGGCGCCAACAAGGTGGCCATGCCTGCAACGATTGGGGTGTTAACCACAATCGTGGCTTTTCTACCTATGCTGATGGTCTCCGGTCCCCAAGGTATTATCTGGAAATCTATCGGTATGATAGTGATCCTCTGCCTGATGTTTTCTCTGGTGGAGTCTAAGTTGATTCTTCCGGCTCACCTCGCGCATATGAAGCCCAAGAAACCTAGGTCCAAATTAGGTAAAATGGGACTATTAAAAGCCAAGTTGAACGACAAGATCCAGTATTTTATCCATCATAAATATCGCTACTTTCTCGAACGCTGTATCAAGCAAAGATATAACGTTGTCGCCATTTTTATCGGGGTACTGATCCTATCCATCGCCTTAGTGGCAAGTGGTAAGATACGCATGGTCACCATGCCTGATCTTCCGTCCGACTTTATTCAAGTACATTTAGATATGGATGAAGGCAGCTCTGAAACTAATACCTTAAAGGTGGTCAAAGAGATCGAAGAAGCCCTCTACGCCATGAATGACAAGATGAAGTCTGAAAATGGCTACGAAGTGGTCAAGCACAGCTTTATCGACATGAGCTCGAGAACCTCGGCCTTTATCTTTGCCGAGCTGACTAAGAGTGAAGACCGTGAGGTCGATGGTGTCGCCATTGCCTCGGCCTGGCGTGAACAGCTGCCTGAGTTGATTGCCGTCAAAAAACTCAATATTAACGCCAGCACCAATGAGGGTGGCGGCGATATCTCTTTCAGATTAACCGCAAGCAATCTCGAACAACTGTCAATGGCTGCTACAGAGCTTAAACAGAAACTAAAAACCTATGAGGGTGTCTACGATATTTCAGACAACTTCTCATCGGGTAGCCATGAGATACGCTTAACGATCAAGCCAGAAGCAGAGGCTCAGGGACTCACCTTGTCAGATCTAGCCAGCCAGGTTCGATATGGTTTCTATGGTTATGAAGCGCAGCGCATCTTGCGCAACAAGGAAGAAGTGAAGGTGATGGTGCGCTATCCGCTTGAGCAGAGACGTACTATGGGCCATCTGGAAAATATGATGATCCGCACGCCCGAAGGTATTTCGGTGCCATTTTCGACGGTTGCTGAGATTGAAATGGGTGACTCTTACTCCTCAATCACGCGAGTCGATGGTCGCCGCGCCATTAGTATCATAGCCAACGCAGATAAAAATAAGGTCGAGCCTTCCAAGATTGTTGCAGAGATCCAGCAAGATTTCCTGCCTTATTTAGAAGATAAGTACCCTGCCATCTCGACAGCACTGGATGGTAGCAGCGCCGATGATCAGAGTGCCTTAATAAGTCTGTTGCAGGGCTTCTTCTTTACTCTATTTGCTATCTACGCACTGATGGCTATCCCGCTCAAGTCATACAGCCAGCCACTGATCATCATGTCGGTTATCCCCTTCGGTATCATTGGCGCCTTATTTGGTCACCTGTTGTTGGGACTGACGCTCAATATCTTAAGCCTGTGCGGTATCATCGCCTTGGCAGGCGTAGTCGTGAATGACTCTCTGATCTTGGTCGACTTCGTCAACAAGGCAAGAGCACAGGGTCAATCGATTACTCAGGCTGCTATTGAATCAGGGTGTTATCGATTCAGGGCTATCATCTTGACTTCTATGACCACCTTCGTCGGCCTGGTGCCAATTCTATTAGAGAAGAGTCTACAGGCACAAATCGTCATACCTATGGCGACATCACTCGCCTTTGGAATCGTCTTCTCAACGATAGTGACACTGATCCTTATTCCTCTGCTCTATATCATATTGGATGATATCAAACGCACTAGCCGCCGTTTCTACAACTGGTGGTGGCAGCCTAAGACACTAATGTCTCATTCCCATGAGTCTGATGCGGTGACCAGAAACAAATAG